In Populus alba chromosome 1, ASM523922v2, whole genome shotgun sequence, a single window of DNA contains:
- the LOC118035984 gene encoding axial regulator YABBY 1 — MSSSSSLSLDHLPPSEQLCYVHCNICDTVLAVSVPCTSLFKTVTVRCGHCTNLLPVNMRGLFLPSSQFPLGHNFYSPHNLLDDQIPNPTPNFLINQTHVNDFSVTVRGMSDHELPRPPVISRPPEKRQRVPSAYNRFIKDEIQRIKAGNPDISHREAFSAAAKNWAHFPHIHFGLMPDQTMKKNNVRQQEGEDVLINDAFFASSNVGVTTPY; from the exons ATGTCCAGCTCTTCTTCCTTGTCTCTGGACCACCTCCCTCCCTCCGAGCAGCTCTGTTATGTCCATTGCAACATTTGTGACACTGTGCTTGCG GTGAGTGTTCCTTGCACCAGCTTATTCAAGACAGTTACTGTTCGATGTGGTCACTGCACCAATCTCCTTCCCGTCAACATGCGTGGGTTGTTTTTGCCTTCTAGCCAGTTTCCCTTGGGACACAATTTCTACTCTCCTCATAATCTCCTG GATGATCAGATCCCAAACCCAACTCCAAACTTCTTGATCAATCAAACCCATGTCAATGACTTCAGCGTTACAGTTCGAGGAATGTCTGATCATGAACTTCCTAGGCCACCCGTTATCAGCAGAC CTCCAGAGAAGAGACAAAGAGTCCCCTCTGCGTACAATCGCTTCATCAA GGACGAGATCCAACGAATCAAGGCTGGAAATCCAGATATAAGTCACAGAGAAGCATTCAGTGCAGCGGCTAAGAAT TGGGCCCACTTCCCACATATTCACTTCGGTCTCATGCCCGATCAGACCATGAAGAAGAATAACGTGCGCCAACAG GAAGGAGAAGATGTTCTGATCAACGATGCGTTTTTTGCTTCTTCTAACGTTGGTGTCACTACCCCTTACTAA